In Actinomycetota bacterium, the sequence GAGCTGACCAAGTGCATCCGCCTGAACCTGGACTGCGCCGATGTCTGCACGGCGACGCTGCAGGTGGTCAGCCGCCAGACCGACTACGACGCCAACGTGACCCGGTCCGTGCTCCAGGCATGCATCACGGTCTGCAAGAGCTGTGGGGACGAGTGCGAACGGCACGCCCAGATGCACGAGCACTGCCGGGTCTGCGCCGAGGCCTGCCGCCGCTGCGAGCAGGCCTGTAACGATTTGCTGGCGGCCATGAAGTAGTCAGTTTGGCTGAGCGTCCACGCCAGTGCGCGGTCAGGCGGCGGCCGTCGGGCGGACAGCGCCGATGTAGT encodes:
- a CDS encoding four-helix bundle copper-binding protein, which produces MSYAKRMLDTYPRDFNLDAGILAATIDALSDCAQACTACADDCLSEEMVAELTKCIRLNLDCADVCTATLQVVSRQTDYDANVTRSVLQACITVCKSCGDECERHAQMHEHCRVCAEACRRCEQACNDLLAAMK